One region of Glutamicibacter sp. B1 genomic DNA includes:
- the rplS gene encoding 50S ribosomal protein L19, translating into MHILDSVDAASLRSDVPAFGPGDTLKVHVNIIEGKNSRVQVFQGYVLGRQGRGIGETFTVRKVSFGTGVERTFPVHSPIIDKIEVVSKGDVRRAKLYYMRDRHGKAARIREKRDFNAKK; encoded by the coding sequence ATGCATATTCTTGACTCAGTTGATGCAGCTTCGCTGCGTTCAGACGTTCCAGCTTTCGGTCCTGGCGACACCCTGAAGGTGCACGTCAACATCATCGAAGGTAAGAACTCGCGCGTCCAGGTTTTCCAGGGCTACGTATTGGGCCGTCAGGGCCGTGGCATTGGCGAAACCTTCACCGTTCGCAAGGTTTCCTTCGGCACCGGTGTTGAGCGTACCTTCCCTGTTCACTCCCCAATCATCGACAAGATTGAGGTTGTATCCAAGGGCGACGTACGTCGTGCAAAGCTGTACTACATGCGTGATCGTCACGGTAAGGCTGCTCGCATCCGCGAGAAGCGTGACTTCAACGCAAAGAAGTAA
- a CDS encoding S1 family peptidase, whose translation MPNPNKKTAQRGIVAAAATALVVGSSFMPAVAAPEATSSPSVSQKSTPSASSTEGAVDTTGLPEAIERDLDKTVDEYLEDSKANETAATVDKALEKEGIATRTSVENGKAKVKVSEKDAEKAKKVVAATKAAVSLEINTNNLSTAKGVYGELAENVDDNELTRLTAIVETKVKGKDVVKIIASGPGSIEGSKTLAPKKSAGTGDLSLEEFAKEANSDVVLEASDKDSKGAAKPGASEDIYGGMGYAMTQAGQEPQSRCSIGFNAWDANGKDAILSAGHCTEDGAMTDTFVLEANAPSDFLGYTDPLGTFGFAQFGGPNNSGYPMDATWDDVDTENPGTDISVIKDINADLNLHAGVSQWPAGGDERDKVLNVTGVSAGTVGAEACSSGATTGWSCSTITGEGIFFVLGYDNTLRDVWGYTADNPGQKVLDQGDSGGAVLIGNKAVGINSANGAGEDGSENTADDLAMYTSLDDVVKKGYVKGYTVKLFINAPALTTETGAEVEAGSKISGSVKDASSGTQVDVIVDGKVVKTVTVDSSGKFSFDAPEKTGAYEFTLQAHKGFDKSATTQSNVVVIAVPTPTPTEEPTPTPTEPTEPTVEPTEPTVEPTEPTVEPTEPTEPTVEPTEPTVEPTEPTVEPTEPTEPTVEPTEPTEPTVEPTEPTVEPTEPTVEPTEPTVEPTEPTVEPTEPTESATPTETATPTETATEEPTESATPTETKTPTSEPSESKTEESSEAPKDDKSDEPTKSSTPKETPEKKDPLADTGSSSAPLIAAGGALALVGAMFLLFRRGNRRHG comes from the coding sequence ATGCCAAATCCAAATAAAAAGACTGCGCAACGTGGCATCGTTGCTGCAGCCGCTACCGCTTTGGTAGTTGGCAGTAGCTTCATGCCAGCAGTTGCTGCACCGGAAGCGACTAGCTCGCCTTCTGTATCCCAGAAGTCCACTCCTAGTGCATCGTCCACCGAAGGCGCTGTGGACACCACCGGCCTTCCAGAAGCGATCGAACGTGACCTGGACAAGACCGTTGATGAGTACTTGGAAGATTCCAAGGCCAATGAGACCGCAGCAACCGTCGACAAGGCTCTTGAAAAAGAAGGCATTGCAACTCGTACTTCGGTAGAAAACGGTAAGGCCAAGGTCAAGGTCAGCGAGAAAGACGCTGAAAAGGCCAAGAAGGTAGTCGCTGCTACCAAGGCTGCTGTTTCGCTCGAAATCAACACAAACAACCTCTCCACCGCCAAGGGTGTGTACGGAGAGCTTGCTGAGAATGTTGATGATAATGAGCTGACACGCCTGACCGCGATCGTTGAGACCAAGGTCAAGGGTAAGGATGTCGTTAAGATCATCGCTTCCGGCCCCGGCTCCATCGAGGGATCCAAGACGCTTGCTCCAAAGAAGTCCGCCGGCACCGGCGACCTATCTTTGGAGGAGTTTGCTAAGGAAGCCAATTCTGACGTTGTGCTCGAAGCGTCCGATAAGGATTCCAAGGGTGCCGCAAAGCCTGGCGCTTCGGAAGACATCTACGGTGGCATGGGCTATGCAATGACGCAGGCTGGTCAGGAACCGCAGTCTCGTTGTTCGATCGGTTTTAACGCATGGGACGCTAACGGCAAGGATGCGATCCTCAGCGCCGGTCACTGCACCGAAGACGGTGCCATGACTGACACCTTCGTTCTGGAAGCGAACGCTCCTAGCGATTTCCTTGGTTACACTGATCCGCTGGGCACCTTCGGATTCGCCCAGTTCGGAGGACCAAACAACTCGGGCTACCCGATGGACGCTACCTGGGACGACGTTGATACTGAAAACCCAGGTACCGACATCTCGGTCATCAAGGACATCAACGCTGACTTGAACCTGCACGCCGGCGTTTCGCAGTGGCCAGCTGGCGGCGACGAGCGCGATAAGGTCCTGAACGTGACCGGCGTATCAGCCGGAACCGTTGGCGCCGAAGCTTGCTCTTCGGGTGCAACCACCGGTTGGAGCTGCTCGACTATCACCGGTGAAGGTATCTTCTTCGTTCTCGGTTATGACAACACCCTGCGCGACGTTTGGGGATACACCGCTGACAACCCAGGCCAGAAGGTTCTGGATCAGGGTGACTCCGGTGGTGCGGTTCTGATCGGCAACAAGGCCGTCGGTATCAACTCTGCAAACGGTGCTGGTGAAGACGGCAGCGAAAACACCGCCGATGACCTCGCTATGTACACCTCGCTCGACGACGTTGTCAAGAAGGGCTACGTCAAGGGCTACACCGTCAAGCTCTTCATCAACGCTCCTGCCTTGACCACCGAAACCGGTGCTGAGGTTGAAGCTGGTAGCAAGATTTCCGGTAGCGTGAAGGATGCTTCTTCGGGTACCCAGGTTGATGTCATCGTTGACGGCAAGGTTGTCAAAACTGTGACCGTTGATTCAAGTGGAAAGTTCAGCTTCGATGCTCCAGAGAAGACCGGCGCATACGAGTTCACTCTTCAAGCACACAAGGGCTTTGATAAGTCGGCAACCACCCAGAGCAACGTAGTTGTTATTGCGGTTCCGACGCCAACCCCAACTGAAGAGCCTACTCCGACTCCGACTGAGCCAACCGAGCCAACTGTAGAGCCAACTGAGCCTACTGTTGAACCGACTGAGCCTACTGTTGAACCGACTGAGCCAACTGAGCCTACTGTTGAACCGACTGAGCCAACTGTAGAGCCAACTGAGCCTACTGTTGAACCGACTGAGCCAACTGAGCCTACTGTTGAACCGACTGAGCCAACTGAGCCTACTGTTGAACCGACTGAGCCAACTGTAGAGCCAACTGAGCCTACTGTTGAACCGACTGAGCCAACTGTAGAGCCAACTGAGCCTACTGTTGAACCGACTGAGCCAACCGAGTCGGCAACTCCAACTGAGACTGCTACTCCAACCGAGACTGCAACCGAGGAGCCAACTGAATCGGCAACTCCAACTGAGACGAAGACTCCAACCTCGGAGCCTTCGGAATCCAAGACTGAAGAGTCTTCGGAAGCTCCAAAGGATGACAAGTCGGACGAGCCAACCAAGTCGTCGACGCCAAAGGAAACTCCTGAGAAGAAGGATCCACTGGCTGACACCGGTTCGAGCAGCGCTCCTTTGATCGCTGCAGGTGGCGCACTGGCCCTGGTTGGTGCAATGTTCCTCCTGTTCCGTCGCGGTAACCGCCGCCACGGGTAA
- a CDS encoding DUF2469 domain-containing protein, with protein MAGDDLENYESDMELQLYREYKTVVGLFNYVVETERRFYLANHVDVKTLSNAGEVYFELNLSDAWVWDIYRQGRFVKNVQVLTFKDVNVEELNRDELEIPKEGLDS; from the coding sequence ATGGCCGGCGACGACTTAGAAAACTACGAGTCCGACATGGAACTGCAGTTGTACCGCGAGTACAAAACCGTGGTGGGGCTGTTCAATTACGTGGTCGAGACCGAGCGACGCTTCTACTTGGCAAATCACGTAGACGTCAAAACGTTGAGCAATGCTGGTGAAGTCTATTTTGAACTAAACCTGAGTGATGCATGGGTCTGGGATATCTACCGGCAGGGACGCTTCGTTAAGAACGTGCAGGTGCTGACCTTCAAGGACGTCAACGTGGAGGAACTGAACCGGGACGAGCTGGAGATCCCTAAAGAAGGGCTAGACTCCTAG
- the lepB gene encoding signal peptidase I gives MSAAPAENPHDKGPLYKTWRFIREIVIIVVIALALSFVIKTFFFRAYYIPSGSMEHTLEVNDRIFANLMVPGPFELDRGDVVVFRDDLGWLPPVTESPTAFENALSFVGILPASGEQYLVKRIIGMPGDTVEYDASIDKIKINGEAIDEPYIYTGNKPSDMEFSVTVPEGKIWVMGDHRAASADSRFHTDIQGGFVDIDSVQGKASVISWPTSRWGTISSHDEVFANVPDAASN, from the coding sequence GTGAGCGCCGCACCAGCAGAAAATCCCCACGACAAGGGACCGCTTTATAAGACCTGGCGATTCATTCGTGAGATCGTCATCATCGTGGTTATTGCGTTGGCGCTTTCCTTCGTGATCAAAACCTTCTTCTTCCGTGCCTATTACATTCCTTCAGGCTCCATGGAACACACCTTGGAAGTTAACGACCGGATCTTTGCCAACCTGATGGTGCCAGGGCCTTTTGAACTGGACCGTGGCGACGTTGTCGTCTTCCGTGACGACTTAGGGTGGCTACCACCGGTGACCGAATCGCCGACCGCATTTGAAAATGCGCTCTCCTTCGTTGGTATCTTGCCGGCATCTGGCGAACAGTATCTCGTTAAGCGAATCATCGGCATGCCGGGGGACACCGTCGAGTACGATGCTTCCATCGACAAGATCAAAATCAATGGTGAAGCCATCGATGAACCCTATATCTACACCGGCAACAAGCCATCAGATATGGAATTCTCGGTGACCGTACCTGAAGGCAAGATCTGGGTCATGGGCGACCACCGTGCAGCCAGCGCCGATTCACGATTCCACACTGACATCCAAGGTGGCTTTGTCGATATCGACTCTGTCCAAGGAAAGGCATCAGTTATTTCCTGGCCAACCTCGCGCTGGGGAACGATCTCTTCGCACGATGAAGTCTTTGCCAATGTCCCAGATGCGGCCAGCAACTAA
- the lepB gene encoding S26 family signal peptidase, with translation MNQIARSERATLKRRAFSWVWRFAVLAIILGLISTIIFRATVIDVFHIDSNSMESTLNPGQSIAVDRRAYQDESPQRGDVIVFDGRGSFLPYARASFADDVLGALSLTGTGNKYVKRVIGVGGDTVECKGSNCQVTVNGQKIDEPYIFAGDAPSEQEFTVQVPEGRLWVMGDHRSTSKDSRSLLGASGGGMISVDRVTGKATSIIWPLDQRAEIR, from the coding sequence ATGAACCAGATTGCCCGCTCTGAGCGAGCAACTTTGAAGCGCCGGGCCTTTTCTTGGGTCTGGCGCTTCGCCGTACTCGCCATCATTCTTGGCCTGATCAGCACCATCATTTTCCGTGCCACGGTAATCGATGTCTTTCATATTGACTCAAACTCTATGGAGTCGACGTTGAACCCCGGCCAGAGCATTGCCGTTGACCGTCGCGCCTATCAGGATGAATCACCTCAGCGTGGCGACGTGATTGTTTTTGACGGACGCGGATCATTCCTGCCCTACGCCCGGGCTAGTTTTGCCGATGACGTCCTGGGAGCGCTCAGCCTGACCGGTACTGGCAACAAATACGTTAAGCGCGTCATCGGTGTCGGGGGAGACACCGTGGAATGTAAAGGCAGTAATTGCCAGGTCACCGTTAATGGCCAGAAGATTGATGAGCCCTATATCTTTGCCGGCGATGCACCGAGTGAACAAGAATTCACCGTTCAGGTTCCAGAAGGTCGGCTATGGGTCATGGGGGATCACCGCTCCACATCCAAAGACTCTCGCTCACTTCTTGGTGCTAGTGGCGGCGGCATGATTAGTGTTGACCGGGTGACCGGCAAGGCGACCAGCATCATTTGGCCCTTGGATCAGCGTGCCGAGATCCGGTAA
- a CDS encoding ribonuclease HII — MSQMRPATNMPSARKTTKNEPTTLEHERALAAAYQARFIGAVDEVGRGALAGPITVGITVIDIHEVREFPELRDSKLLRPETREELVPEVRDWAVGYGVGHASSEEIDDLGVTAALRLAGTRAIEHCAIAPEAILLDGSYDWLTAPEPDLFDVLADDREPVGVHVPVATIIKGDMTCQAIAGASILAKVERDGIMSELSKKYPEFGWDINKGYATNTHRAAIETLGPCDYHRKSWNLTSSGHRAQGEGTTKEAK; from the coding sequence ATGTCCCAGATGCGGCCAGCAACTAATATGCCCTCAGCGAGGAAAACCACCAAAAACGAGCCCACCACCCTAGAACATGAGCGCGCCCTAGCGGCTGCTTATCAGGCTCGATTCATCGGAGCAGTGGATGAGGTGGGCCGTGGTGCTCTGGCTGGACCAATCACCGTGGGCATCACCGTAATTGACATTCACGAAGTACGAGAATTCCCTGAACTTCGCGATTCAAAACTCCTACGTCCTGAAACGCGCGAAGAACTCGTACCTGAAGTTCGCGACTGGGCGGTGGGCTACGGGGTCGGCCATGCATCGTCTGAAGAGATCGATGACTTGGGAGTGACCGCGGCCCTGCGATTAGCCGGAACCCGTGCAATAGAACACTGCGCGATTGCCCCTGAAGCTATCCTGCTGGATGGCAGTTATGACTGGCTCACCGCACCTGAACCAGATCTCTTTGATGTTCTTGCCGATGACCGGGAGCCTGTGGGCGTACACGTCCCGGTCGCCACCATCATCAAGGGTGACATGACCTGCCAAGCGATCGCTGGGGCCTCCATTTTGGCCAAGGTTGAACGCGATGGAATCATGAGTGAATTGTCCAAGAAGTATCCAGAATTCGGCTGGGACATCAATAAGGGCTACGCTACGAACACACACCGAGCTGCGATAGAAACGCTCGGTCCTTGCGATTACCACCGCAAAAGCTGGAATTTGACTTCATCGGGGCACCGGGCCCAAGGTGAAGGCACAACAAAGGAAGCAAAGTGA